Within the Bradyrhizobium ottawaense genome, the region CACGCGCTTTTCGTAGAGCGTGAGGATATAGGCGCCCTTGGTCGCGTGCAGCAGGAAGTTGGAATTCTCGACGCCTTCGGCGATGCCCTTGTAGGAGAGCAACTCGCCGATGTCGTAGCCTTTGAGGAATTCCGCGAGGTCTTCGGCGGCAACGTCCGTGTAAACCGCCATGATGAAAACCTAGGCGGCGTCGGGCCGCAGCGAACGCGGCAGCGGGAAGAATTCGTTCTCTTCCGCGGCCGAGACCGTCTCCACATGCAGCTCATAGCGCTCGGCGAAGGCGCCCATGATTTCCTCGACGATCACTTCCGGCGCGGAAGCGCCCGCGGTGATCCCGAGGCTCTTGATGCCTTCGAACATTTTCCAGTCGAGGTCGGCGGCGCGCTGCGCCAGGATTGCAATCTTGCAGCCCTCGCGCTCGGCGACTTCGCGCAGGCGCTGCGAGTTCGACGAGTTCGGCGCGCCGACCACGATCAAGGCATCGACCACCGGCGCCACCTTCTTCACCGCCAGCTGGCGGTTGGTGGTGGCGTAGCAGATGTCTTCCTTGTGCGGGCCGGAGATGTTCGGGAAACGCTCCTTCAGCATCGCGACGATTTCGGCGGTGTCGTCGATCGACAGCGTCGTCTGGGTCACGAAAGCGAGATTGTTCGGATCCTTCGGCGTGAACGTCTTGGCGTCGTCGGCGGTCTCGATCAGCGTCACCGCGCCCGGCGGCAACTGGCCGAGCGTGCCGACCACTTCCGGATGGTGCGAATGCCCGATCAGCAGGATTTCGCGGCCGCGCTTGAAATGGATCGCGGCCTCGCGGTGCACCTTGGTGACCAGCGGGCAGGTCGCGTCCAGCGAGAAGAAATTGCGGGCGCGGGCGTCCGCCGGGACCGACTTCGGAACCCCGTGGGCGGAAAACACCACCGGTGCGTTGGTATTGTCGGGGATCTCGGCCAGTTCCTCGACGAAGATCGCGCCCTTGGTCTTCAGGCTGTCGACCACATAGCGGTTGTGCACGATCTCGTGACGGACATAGACCGGGGCGCCGTAGATCGTCAGCGCGCGTTCCACGGTGTCGATGGCCCGCACCACGCCGGCGCAGAAGCCCCGGGGTGAACAAAGCACGATTTTCAGGTCTGGTTTCGCTGACATAGGGGCTATCCGGGACCGAATCACCCCTCGCCGGCGGGCGGGGAACGGTCAATTCGTATAAGGACTTGGGACTGCTTTTGGGCTCTGTCAAGGCACTTTAGCAGACCATTGCGCCAATACCCCGGGAAGGCGTATATAGACCCCGAATTCCCGTCATCACCGATGACCGCAGACTTCGCCTCCCCAAAAAGAGGTGGGCGAGGCACAAAGGAGATTTGCCATGAGCAATGCACCGCTGATGCCAAAGGCGACTGCCGTGTGGCTGGTAGATAATACCGCCCTGACCTTCGACCAAGTGGCCGATTTCACCAAAATGCACCCGCTGGAGGTCCGCGCCATCGCCGACGGCGACGCCGCCCAGGGCATCAAGGGCATGGACCCGATTTCGACGGGTCAATTGACCCGGGACGAGATCGAAAGGGGCGAAAAGGACCCGGATTACCGCCTCAAGCTCGGCGAGAGCAAGGTCACGCTGCCGCCGGCGGCCAAGAAGAAGGGTCCGCGCTACACCCCGGTGTCGCGCCGCCACGAGCGGCCGAGCGCGATCCTGTGGCTGGTCCGCAGCCATCCCGAGCTGAAGGACGCCCAGATCATGCGCCTGGTCGGCACCACCAAGACCACGATCGCCTCGGTCCGCGACCGCACCCACTGGAATGCCTCGACCCTGACCCCGATGGACCCGGTGACCTTGGGCCTGTGCTCGCAGATCGAGCTCGATTTCGAGGTGCAGCGCGCCGCCAAGGAAAAGCCGGTCCCCGCCGCCTACGGTGGCGCCACCCTGCTGCCGGCGTCCGAGACCACCCGGAAAGAGCCGGAATTCGAGCCGACCGAAAAGCAGCGCGACGACCTCAACGTCGACGCCGTGTTCGCCAAGCTGAAGACCATCGGCGGCAAGAAGCAGGACGACGAGGAATAAGGTTTTCCGGCTTCGCGCTGGAGCGATATCGAACGCGGTGGGGCAACCCGCCGCGTTTTTGTTTGTGGGCGCGCACAGACCGCGCATCCACTTCCGCTGTAATACCCGCGAAAGCGGGTATCCAGTACGCTGCGGCCTCTCGGTTCAACGCCTGAACTCTCTGGAATACTGGATCACCCGCTTTCTGTTCAGCCCGGACAGATCACTGACAGGTGTTCGGAGACATAGCTGACACATCCATAGTGGCTGGAAACCCCTTTTTAGGAGGCCTTCATGCCATGGCGAGAGGTGTCGGTGATGGATGAGCGGCACGAGTTTGTTCGGCTGGCTATGCAGGACGGGGCGAACCGGCGGGAACTGTGCCGCCGGTTCGGCATCGGTCCCGATGTTGGCTACAAGTGGCTGAGGCGCTGGCAGGCCGGCGATCGAGACCTCGTCGACCGCTCGCGCCGACCGCACGTCACTCCTAAACGCAGTGAAGTTGCGACCGAAGCCCGGGTGCTGATGGTGCGCGACAAACATCCGGCCTGGGGCGCCCGCAAGATTGCGCACTGCCTGAAGCGGGACGGGATGGCGGTGCCAGTGCCGTCCACGGTGCATCAGATCCTGTGCCGGAACGGCCGGATCAAACCAACGGAGAATGCGCCGCCGAATCCGGGACATCGCTTCGAGAAGGAAGCCCCAAATCTGTTGTGGCAGATGGACTTCAAAGGCCACATGCCATTGACCAACGGGACCGACTGCCACCCGCTGACCATGGTCGACGATCACTCCCGTTATGTGTTGTGCCTGAAGGCTTGTGCCAACGAACAACGGCTTACCGTGCAGGACCATCTGACAGCGACCTTCCGCCGTTATGGCTTGCCTGACGCCTTCTACACCGACAACGGCTCGCCATGGGGCGACACCTCAGGCGTACACTGGACCGGTCTCAAGGTTTGGCTGCTCAAGCTCGGCGTCACGGTGGTGCATGCCAGGCCACGTCATCCGCAGGCTCGCGGCAAGAACGAGCGCTTCCATCGCACGCTAAAGGACGAGGTGTTCGCCATGCGGCGCTTCCGTAACCTGCCGGAAGTGCAGCAGGCCCTCGATGCCTGGCGTATCGTGTACAATCTGGAACGGCCTCACGAGGCACTCGGCATGGACGTTCCTGCCAGCCGCTATCGGCCAAGTTCCCGCACCATGCCTGATCGGCTTCCAAAGATCGAATATGATAGCCGCGAGATCGTCCGCACCGTCTCGTCGACCCGGCATTATATCTCCTTCAAGGGGCGACTGTGGAAAGTCCCGCAGGCCTTCGCACGCGAGCGGCTCGCCATCAGGCCGCTCACGCGCGAAGGCCTGTATGGAATATTCTTTGCCAGCTGGCAGGTCGCATCGATCGACTTGACGGCAGGCCAAGGTGTCAGTGATGTTTCCGAACAGGTGTCGGCTATGTCCCCGGGCTAAACAATGTGCGGGGGATGACGGGTCGTGCGTGCGATAAATTGCGCCCGCCCCTCACGCCTTCTTCAGAAACTCCGTGCGCAGCACCAGGCCTTTGACCTTGTCGGTGCGGCCTTCGATCTCGTCCTCGTTGTCGGTGAGGTGGATGTTCTTGATCACGGTGCCGCGCTTCAGCACGGTGGAAGAGCCTTTCAGCTTCAGATCCTTGATCAGCGTGACGGTGTCGCCGTCGGCGAGCTGCGCGCCGTTGGAATCCCTGACCTTGATGTCCATCTCTTGTCCTCGAGGGAAACTGTGAAGTGCTCTCTTCCTATCCCGGAAGGGAGAGGGGAAGAGGGCACGCCTTCGCTGGCCCTACCCCAGTTCGATCTCGCCCGTGATCTCCTGGCTGAGGCTGACGCCGCCGATCGTGAGCACGACCTTGGCCGGCAGCTTCTCGTTACCCTTGATGCGGCCGCTGGCGACGGCGTTGCGGACGGCCTTCTCGATCTCGCGCTGTGAGGTAATGCCGACCTTTTTGAGAAATCCGCGCAGGCTGGTGTTGAAAGTATCCTCGTTCATGTTGCTCTCCTCGGCTTACGGCCTGGTCGGATTGTTCAGCATGTATTCGCCGAGATTGCGCTGGCGGCGGTCGGTGCGGGCATTGGCGTTGGCCTGCTGGACGTCGCGGTCCTTGCGGCAAGCGATGTATTCGGACGAGCCGACCTTGACGGTCCCCCCGGCCTGGCAGAACGCGTCGTCGTCGCGGCTGGAATCAACCATGGTCGGCTGGCCGCGCTCAAGGCAACCGGCGAGCAGGGGTGCCGCGAGCAGCAGGGCGATGAGGTGCTTTGCGATTCCTGGCTGCATTAGCGTGTCCGTTGTTTCCATCTTGTCATTGCCGGGCTTGACCCGGCAATCCATCGAAAAGATGGCAGTTTCAGTTTAGGTCGTCATTCCGGGATGCGCGAAGCGCAGACCCGGAATCTCGAGATTCCGGGTTCGATGCTTCGCATCGCCCCGGAATGACGGTGAACCCTACACCCTGCCCTTCAGCGCGTCGCCGATTTCGTCGAGCACCTTGGGATCCTCGATCGTCGCCGGCATCGACCAGGTGTCGCCGTCGGCGATCTTCTTGATGGTTCCGCGCAGGATCTTTCCCGAGCGGGTTTTCGGCAGCCGGGCGACCGTGATCGCGAGCTTGAACGCCGCGACCGGCCCGAGCTTTTCGCGCACCAGCGCCACCACGTCTTTCTCGACCTCCGCAGGGCTGCGGGTCACACCGGCCTTCAGCACCAGCAAGCCGCAGGGCACCTCGCCCTTGATGGTATCCTTGATGCCGAGCACCGCGCATTCGGCGACATCGGGGTGGGAGGCGAGAATTTCCTCCATGCCGCCGGTGGAGAGCCGGTGGCCGGCGACATTGATGATGTCGTCGGTGCGGCCCATCACGAAGACATAGCCGTCCTCGTCCTTGTAGCCGGCGTCGGAGGTTTTGTAATAGCCGGGAAATTCGGTGAGATACGCTTCCCTGAAGCGCGCATCCTGCTCCCACAGCGTCGGCAGGCAGGCCGGCGGCATCGGCAGTTTTATAACGATCGAACCCATGGTGCCCGCGGGCACCGGTCTGGCGGCCTCGTCGACCACGTCGACCTGATAGCCCGGCATCGGCACCGTCGGCGAGCCGTGCTTGACCGGCAGCATGCCGAGCCCGACCGGATTGCCGGCGATGCACCAGCCGGTTTCGGTCTGCCACCAGTGATCGATCACAGGCACCTTCAACTGCTGCTCCGCCCATTCCACCGTCGGCGGATCGGCGCGCTCGCCGGCCAGGAACAGGGTGCGGAATTTCGACAGGTCGTATTTGCGGATGAACGTGCCTTCCGGGTCATCCTTGCGAATGGCGCGGAACGCGGTCGGCGCGGTGAAGAACGCCACGGCCTTGTGTTCGGAGATCACGCGCCAGAACGCGCCGGCGTCCGGCGTACCGATCGGCTTGCCCTCATACATGATCGAGGTCGCGCCATGCAGCAACGGGCCATAGACGATGTAGCTGTGGCCGACGACCCAGCCGATGTCAGAGCCGCACCACCAGACCTCGCCGGGCTTGACGCCGTAGAGATTGAACATCGACCATTTCAGCGCGACCAGATGGCCGCCATTGTCGCGCACCACGCCCTTGGGGATTCCCGTGGTGCCGGAGGTGTAGAGGATATAGAGCGGGTCGGTCGCGAGCACGGGCACGCAGGGTGCTTTCTTGCCGGCGTCCAGCGCCGCGCGGCGCAGCGACCCCCAATCGTGATCGCGGCCGGCCGTGAGATCGCAGCCATGTTGCGGCCGCTGCAGGATGATGCAGGTCTCAGGCTTGACGCTGGAAAGCCGGATCGCCTCGTCGAGCAACGGCTTGTACTGCACGATGCGGCCGGGCTCGAGCCCGCAGCTCGCGGAGAAAATCAGTTTCGGTTTGGCATCCTCGATCCGTGTCGCCAGTTCCCTGGCCGCAAAGCCGCCGAACACCACCGAATGAACCGCGCCGATCCGCGCGCAGGCTAGCATCGCGACCACGGCTTCCGCCACCATCGGCATATAGAGAATGACGCGGTCGCCCTTGGTGACGCCGAAATCCTGCATCACGGCCGCGAGCGCCTGCACTTCGCGCAGCATCTCGGCATAGGTGAATTTCGAGACCGTGTTGGCGAGCGGCGAATCGTGGATCAGCGCGACCTGATCGCCACGGCCGTTGGCGACATGGCGGTCAAGCGCGTTGTAACAGGTGTTGACCACGCCGCCGACGAACCAGCGGCCGTAGGTACCCATCGAAGCATCGAAGATCTTCCGGGGCGGTTCGATCCAGTCGATCTCGCGCGCCGCCTCGGCCCAAAACCCCTCGGGGTCACGGAGCGAGCGGGCATGGACTTCGTGATACCGGCTCTTTTCGTGGATGTTCATGGCGCTTCTCCCGCAACGTCTTGCGCGCCATTGTCACGCGAAGCGGCGGGAGATCAAGCCGGAACAGCTTGGCCGTTTGGCTAAACCTACTTATTGCCGGGCGATCGTATTGAGCTTGTCCAGCCGCTCCTCCATCGCCTGGCGCAGGTCGTAGCCGCGGCGGCCGAACGACGCGTTGCGCTGGTCGATGAAGTCGCGCTGCTGCCGGGTCAGCGCCAGGGCGACGCGATGGCTGTCGGATTCGGCGTCCGCAATCACCCGCAGGAACACGTCGTTGATGTTGCGGTCGAGCTGGGCGAGGCCCGGGTCGGCGCAGATTGCCTTTTCGACCTGGCGCCTGGCGGTGGCACAATTGAAACTGGGCAGGTTCTTCTGGGACGCCAACGCGCCCAGCCGCTCGATTTCCTTCGTGACTATCTCATAGTTTTCGGCGGCGTTCTTGTCGGATGGGTTGAGGCGGACCGCCTCGGCATAATCCGCTTGCGCCCGCGCACGGTCGCCCTTGTGCTGCCACGCAGCGCCACGGTTGTTGTAGATGCGCTGGAATTTCGGATCCAGTTTCTGCGCCGCATCGTAATCGGCAATCGCGCGGTCGTAATCATTGCGGGCCTGCCAGGCATCGCCGCGGTTGGTCAGGAATTTCGCCTCGGGACGAAGCTTGATCGCCTCGTCGTAATCGGCGATCGCGCCTGCGTAGTCGCCGTTGCCGGCAAGGCTCAGCCCGCGATTGTCGAAGTACTCCGGCCGGGTCGGATCGATCCGAATCGCCGAGGTTTCGTCCTTCAGGGCCAATTCCCTGCGGCCAAGCTTGCGAAGCGCCGCGCCGCGGTTGGTATAGGTCTGCGCATGATCGGGGTCGAGACGGATCGCCGCATCGTAGTCGGCGACCGCCTTCTGGTATTCGCCCTTGAAGTACCAGGCGGCACCGCGGTCGGAAAACGCCAGCGCGAAATCGGGCTTGAGCCGCAGCGCCTCGTTATAGTCCTCGATGGCGCGGTCGTATTTCCCAGTGTTGTTGAAAACATTGCCGCGGCTTTCATAGCCGTTGGCATTGTCGGGTTCGAGCCGGATCGCCTCGTTCAGCGCCGCAAACGCCGCCTCGGTCTTGCCGGTCTGGCGGAAGATTTCACCACGGGCGCGGAAGGCGCGCGCCCGCTGCCAGTCTTTGGCGATGACGGCATCGATTTCGGCCAGCGCCTTGTCGGTCTGGCCGCTGTTATGCAGCGCGACGGCGCGCGTAATCGCGGCATCGAGACGGTCGGCCTCCGCCGTCGAGGGATTATCGATGTCAGCGGTGCAGCTGGCGATCAGCCTGGCGGGCGCGGCATCGCTCAGCGCGGTGCAGGCGACCGGCGGTTCGGCGGCGGTCTCGGCGCGCGCGGGGACCGGGGTCAGAGCAGTGAGTGCCAGCCATGCGGTGGCGGCAACGGACAGGGTAAAGGGTCGCATGACAAATCTCGACACTAGGGCGGGAGACGCGGGTAGCCGCGCTTCGACCATTGTGTCGCGGCAGCGCACCGTGAGGTTCGAAGCCCGCCGCGCCGGCCGGCTGTCCCCCGGCCAGGCTGTTCAGTATCCGTCGATCCCGTTCAGCTGCTGCAGCCGCTTTTTCATTTCCTGCTGCAGGTTGTAGCCCGGCCGGCCGAAACCGGCGTTGCGGCGGGCGATGAATTCCTCCTGCTCGCGCTGCAGCGCGCGCTTGTCGCGCGGGTTCTGAATTTCGCCAAGCGACCTGATATTGGCCGCGTTGATCTCGCGGTCGAGATCGGCGAGTTCGGGATTGGCGCAAATGGCCTTTTCCACCGCGCGACGGGCGGTGGCGCAATTGAAACTCGGCTTGCCCGCCACCGCTTTCAGCGCGCCGAGCCGCTCCAGCTCCAGCGCCAGCGATTTGTAGTTGGCCTTGGCGACGAAGTGGTCGGGGTTCAGCTTGATGGCGGCGCCGAAATCGGCGAGCGCCTTGGGCCGGTCGCCTTTCTTGCGCCAGAGTTCGCCGCGCGCGTTGAAGGTGCTGGCCAGCGACGGATCGAGCTGCAGCGCCACGCTGTAGTCGCCGATGGCGCGGTCGGTCATGTCCTTGCGGCCATAGGCGGCGGCGCGCGCAATCAGCGCCTTGATGCGGTCGGTCTTGTCGGTCTTGTCGTTGTCGACCAGCGCGCCGCAGAGGCCGATCGTCCGGTCATCGTCGCCAGCCGCCGCCGCTGCCACGCAAGGTGCGGGGTCGATCCGAAAATCCTTGGCCGGCTCGACGCCGGTTGCCGATGCGCCATGCGCAACCATCCACAGCAGGAAAGCGACGAAGACGTTGCGGATGTCAGGACAGCCTCGCATCAATGGATCCGGAAAGACACCTTCAGGGGGGACGGCCGATCCTAGAGCCTTTTCCGTTCCGATGGAATCGGAACGGAAAAGGTTCTAGATTTTGATTTGACGCGTTTTCTTAACGCGAACCGGTATCCACCCACGGATCAAGTCCGAGGGCATGCTTCGCTGGAAAACGCTCTAGCAAGCGACGCGCTGTTGCGACAACGGCCATTCATGATTTCCTTTTCGGGCGAGAATCAGATTTTGTCGGAAACGTGACGCTTGGGCAGCGGCATTTTCCGCGCCGCGGTGGGCGATAATTTTGCTTGAACCTTTTTCGGGTTTTCCGGACTCAACAACCATGACCACATTGACCGACTTCCATTCGCCGCGCGCCCTCGCGGAAGCGCGGGCATCCTACTTTTACTTCTACATGGCGCTGGCCTGCATGGCCGTCGCTTTTATCGGCTTTGCCCCAACCTACTGGCTGCCGATGGCATCCAGATCGTTCTCCGCCTCGCCCGTGGTCCATTTTCACGGCACGGTGTTCTTCGTCTGGACACTTTACTTCGCGTTCCAGAGCTGGCTCGCCGCGTCGGGCAGGATTGCCCGGCACCGGGCCATCGGAATGATCGGCATCTCGCTGGCGACCGCGATGACGATCTTCGGCTTCCTGGTGGCGGTCGAGGCGATGAAGCGCTCCGCAGCACTGGGACAAACCGACGCAGGCGTTGCCTTTGCGATCGTGCCGCTGAGCGGAATTGTTTTCTTCGCGGTGACGGTTGCGCTCGCGATCGCCGCGATCCGCCGGCCGGAGACCCACAAACGGCTGATGCTGCTGGCCTGCATTTCCCTGCTGGACGCCGCCGTGGCGCGCTGGTTTCTGACCTTTCTCGCGCCCCCCGGACCGGCCGGCCCGCCGCCGGTCCCGGTGACCATCCCGCCGGCCTTCGTCGCCTATCTCCTGCTCGTGGTCGCCATGGTGTTCGACTGGCGCACCCGCGGCCGCCCGCACCCGGTCTATCTCTATGGCGGCGCCGCGCTGATCGCCGTGAAACTTTTGAACTGGCCCATCAGCGTCACGCCACTCTGGCATTCCTTCGCGGGCGGCATATTGGCGCTGGCGCAATAGCTTTGTCGTCCCTGCGAAAGCAGGGACCCATAACCACCGACCCACATCGTTGCGCGAAGGCCGTCGAACAGGGATTCTTGGAACGAGAGGCCGCGGCGTATGGGTCCCTGCGTTCGCAGGGACGACAACAATTGCAATACTACGCCCCGGACTTCACCGTGATCCCGCCATCGACCACCAGTTCGATGCCGGTGACGTAGCGGGATTCGTCGGACGCCAGGAACAACGCTGCGTTGGCGACGTCCCAGGCGTCGCCCATGTGACCCATCGGCACCTGCGCGTCGCGCGCGCGCCACATCGCTTCGACATCCCCCGCCGAATAGCTGGCCGCTAGGCCCGCGGAGTGCGCGACCATCGGCGTCTTCATCAACCCCGGCAAAATGCAATTCACCCGGACATGATCCGGGGCGAATTGCACCGCCGTGGTCTTCGTCATCTGGTTCATCGCCGCTTTCGAGGCGCCATAGGTGACGTAGGAAATGCCGAGATGGCGGATCGAGGCGATCGACGAGATGTTGATGATCGAACCGCCGCCCTGCTTCTTCATCACCGGAATGACGTGCTTCATCGCAAAATAAGCACTCTTCAGGTTGACCGCGAAGACGTGGTCCCAGCTCGCCTCGTTGACCTCGACCACGCTGCCCATCTCGGCAATGCCGACATTATTGTCGAGCACGTCGATGCGGCCGTAGGTCTTCAGGCACGCCGCCACCATCGCCTCGACCTCGGTCTCGCGGGAAACGTCGGCGGTGAAGGCGGTAGCCTTGCCGCCCTCACCAGTGATGATGTCGACGGTCTCCTTTGCCGCTGCGCCGTTACGGTCGACGCAAAACACCTGCGCGCCCTCGCGCGCAAAGGTCGCGGCCGTCGCCTTGCCATTGCCCCAGCCGGGACCGATCGAGCCTGCGCCCACCACCATCGCCGTCTTGCCCTTGAGCCGTTCCATCGACTTCGCTCCCTTGCAAACTTTTGTTTTCTTGTAGCCCGGATGAGCGCAGCGATATCCGGGGCGGTGCTGGAGCGGTCCCGGATGTCGCTGCGCTCATCCGGGCTACGAAACTACGGATCGTTGCACGCACGCATGGTCGTGACATTGACACCCACCGGATGCCCCAAAATCTCCGACAGCGTTTGGCAGTTATCATCATGGCACAGCCGCCATTCGCCGGCAGCCCCGGAATTGCCCAGCACCACTTCCGGCATCGGCGGCCGCTTCGGCGCCCATTGAAACCAGCCGCCGATCAGGCGCGCCTCGGGCGGCGGCTCCATGCCGGCGCCGGAGCCTTTGACGCGCGCCTGCTCCAGTTGCAGCCCCTGCGGGGTGATGCGCCAGTCTTCCTGCCAGTCGACCTTTTCGATCGAATGGGTCCACACCAGTGTGAAGGCCATAACCGACAGCGTCTTCACGACGCCGGCTGAGGCGAGGCAGAGGCTCAAGCCGCCGCCACCACGCTGCGCGGACGCTGCCGCCATTGCCAGACCACGACGGCCGCCGCCAGAATGAAGCCGACCGTGTCGCTGAAGGCGAAATCGCCGAGCAGGCACAGCGCCGCGACCGCGGCCACCGCGAGTTCGAGCAGCGTCAGCCGCGTGAACAGGAAGCCGATCGCGACAATGCCGAACAGGCCGATCGCGACCAGCGCCTTGAAGGTCGCCAGCGCCACTGCGCCGTAGAAGCCCAGCTTGACCGCCATCGGGTCGCCGGCCTGCAGCATCAGCGCCGGCGAGTAGACGAAGATGAACGGAATGACGTAACCCGCCAGCGCGATCCGCATCGCCTCCCAGCCGATCTTGTCCGGGTTCTCCTTCGCGATCGGCGCCGCCGCCAAGGCCGCCAGCGCCACCGGTGGCGAAAGGTCGGCCATGATGCCGTAGTAGAACGCGAACATGTGGCTCGCGATCAGGGGCACGCCGAGCTTTGCCAACGCAGGTGCTGCCAATGCCGCCGTGATGATGTAGGTCGGAATCGTCGGAATGCCGGTGCCGAGCAGAATCGACAGCAGCATGGTCATGATCAGCGCCAGGAACAGGCTCTTGGCGCCAAGTCCGATGATCCAGCTTCCGAAGATGGTGCCGACGCCGGTCTGCGTCATCATGCCGATGATGGTGCCGACGATGGCGCAGGCCATGCCGACGGTCAGCGCCGACTTGGCGCTGTCGGCGAGCGAATCGCGGCACGCCGCGAGCGTGGCGCGGCCACCGCGGGTGATCGCGGCAATCAGGATCAGGCCAACCACGATGCTGGCGACCGGAATGATCTCGAGCCCGTTGCGCGAGACCGCGGCCACGACCAGGGCCAGCCCGATCCAGAAGATATAGCGCAGCACGATGTTGGAGACGCCGAGCACGATGCTGGCGCCGAGAATCAGCGCCACCGTCAGCGCCAGCCCCATGCTGCCGGCGTACAGCGGCGTAAAGCCTTCGAACAGCATGTAGACCAGCGCCGCCAGCGGCAACACCAGGTACCAGCGGTTGACCAGCGCCTTCCACGCGCTCGGGATTTCCGAACGCTTCATGCCGACGAGACCGTGCTTGCCGGCTTCCAGATGCACCATCCAGAACGCGGAGGCGAAATACAGGATCGCCGGGATCACCGCAGCCCTGACGATCTCGGAATACTGCACGCCGAGCGTCTCCGCCATGATGAAGGCGACGGCGCCCATCACCGGCGGCATGATCTGTCCGCCCATCGAGGCGGTCGCCTCGACGCCGGCGGCAAAGGCGCGGCGATAGCCGAACTTGATCATCAGCGGGATCGTGAACTGGCCGACGGTGACGACATTGGCGACGCCGGAGCCGGAGATGGTTCCCATCATGCCCGAGGCGAACACCGCGACCTTGGCGGGACCGCCGCGGGTGCGGCCGAACAGGCCGAGTGAGACGTCGGTGAACAACTGGATCATGCCGGCGCGCTCGAGAAACGCGCCGAACAGGATGAAGAGGAAGATGTAGGTCGCCGACACGTAGATCGGTACGCCGTAGAATCCTTCGGTGCCGAACGACAGATGGGTGATGACCTGGTCGAAATCATAGCCGCGATGGTTGAACGGGGCCGGCAGATACTGGCCGAAGAACCAGTACAGCAGGCAGGCGCCGCACATCAGCGGCAGCGCCGCCCCCATCAGCCTCCGCGTGCCTTCGAACACCAGCACCGCCAGCAGGGTGCCGACCGCGAGATCGACGCGGGTCGGATCGCCGTCGCGGGCAATCAGGTCGGCATAGAAGACCCACTGGTACAGCCCGCACAAAAATCCGGCGGCGCCGATCAGCCAGCCCAGCGCCCGGCCGAAATTGTTCTT harbors:
- a CDS encoding DUF1850 domain-containing protein, translated to MAAASAQRGGGGLSLCLASAGVVKTLSVMAFTLVWTHSIEKVDWQEDWRITPQGLQLEQARVKGSGAGMEPPPEARLIGGWFQWAPKRPPMPEVVLGNSGAAGEWRLCHDDNCQTLSEILGHPVGVNVTTMRACNDP
- a CDS encoding TRAP transporter permease, whose amino-acid sequence is MLQAEGAEAPIKVEFDNFEHGFPPGFGPGGWGYLAYMIGIAFAVFQLYVAAFNYLPSQVVRGVHVGFLLLLSFGLIGNFTAKNNFGRALGWLIGAAGFLCGLYQWVFYADLIARDGDPTRVDLAVGTLLAVLVFEGTRRLMGAALPLMCGACLLYWFFGQYLPAPFNHRGYDFDQVITHLSFGTEGFYGVPIYVSATYIFLFILFGAFLERAGMIQLFTDVSLGLFGRTRGGPAKVAVFASGMMGTISGSGVANVVTVGQFTIPLMIKFGYRRAFAAGVEATASMGGQIMPPVMGAVAFIMAETLGVQYSEIVRAAVIPAILYFASAFWMVHLEAGKHGLVGMKRSEIPSAWKALVNRWYLVLPLAALVYMLFEGFTPLYAGSMGLALTVALILGASIVLGVSNIVLRYIFWIGLALVVAAVSRNGLEIIPVASIVVGLILIAAITRGGRATLAACRDSLADSAKSALTVGMACAIVGTIIGMMTQTGVGTIFGSWIIGLGAKSLFLALIMTMLLSILLGTGIPTIPTYIITAALAAPALAKLGVPLIASHMFAFYYGIMADLSPPVALAALAAAPIAKENPDKIGWEAMRIALAGYVIPFIFVYSPALMLQAGDPMAVKLGFYGAVALATFKALVAIGLFGIVAIGFLFTRLTLLELAVAAVAALCLLGDFAFSDTVGFILAAAVVVWQWRQRPRSVVAAA